Proteins encoded in a region of the Ornithodoros turicata isolate Travis chromosome 3, ASM3712646v1, whole genome shotgun sequence genome:
- the LOC135387167 gene encoding uncharacterized protein LOC135387167 has protein sequence MSNTNCCIVNCSNTYKNCPPGTKFFCFSRRPCLQDQREKWIRSVRRINADGTQWQPARWSRICSAHFVGGQLSTDPSSPSYAPTIFPPSYRRWSTVFQDRASRYQRWRTRGCDEGVDSPHSSTTANEGQQQDGPPDEDMEFDECATDVYRTEEVSTQTDESGSGVTASGVFLSCLLNSTYCEASVQCNHLPVPQKETRERGTETINVDQLQPRGFRGYESVMPETDGGEVLKDLTGTSAACFAVLLGLFTQSRTPRMTDISLESRLLLFLMKMKHALTFAALGALFGVHRTTASRTFYSILDTLYAKTQGWLMWFPRDVVQETMPALLLRKVSNVQGDH, from the exons ATGTCGAACACAAACTGCTGCATAGTAAACTGTAGTAACACGTACAAGAACTGCCCACCAGGCACTAAGTTCTTCTGTTTTTCGCGGCGACCGTGCCTTCAAGATCAACGGGAAAAGTGGATACGAAGCGTACGCCGCATCAA TGCTGATGGAACACAGTGGCAGCCAGCCAGGTGGTCTAGGATTTGCAGTGCCCATTTTGTTGGTGGTCAGCTATCAACGGACCCGTCATCTCCATCCTACGCGCCGACCATATTTCCACCCTCATATCGCCGTTGGAGTACGGTGTTCCAGGACAGGGCTTCTCGGTACCAACG CTGGAGGACACGAGGGTGCGACGAAGGTGTAGACTCTCCACACTCAAGTACCACGGCAAATGAAGGACAACAGCAAGACGGACCGCCAGACGAGGACATGGAATTCGATGAATGCGCCACAGACGTGTACAGGACAGAGGAA GTTTCAACACAAACAGATGAAAGTGGCAGTGGTGTTACGGCGTCTGGCGTTTTCCTCAGCTGTCTGCTGAATTCGACTTACTGTGAGGCATCTGTGCAATGCAACCACCTTCCGGTGCCCCAGAAGGAGACACGTGAGAGAGGCACTGAAACTATAAACGTAGACCAGCTTCAGCCTCGGGGATTCCGTGGCTACGAGTCTGTGATGCCTGAAACTGACGGTGGCGAAGTCCTAAAAGATCTGACAGGAACATCAGCCGCCTGCTTTGCAGTCCTTCTTGGATTGTTCACACAG TCCAGGACACCACGTATGACAGACATCAGTCTTGAAAGTCGCCTTCTTCTCTTCCTCATGAAAATGAAGCACGCCCTCACATTTGCTGCACTAGGTGCCCTCTTTGGTGTGCACCGCACTACAGCTTCTCGGACTTTCTACTCCATCCTGGACACATTGTATGCGAAGACCCAAGGGTGGTTGATGTGGTTCCCAAGAGACGTAGTGCAGGAAACCATGCCCGCCCTCCTTTTGCGAAAAGTATCCAATGTGCAGGGTGATCATTGA